The Siniperca chuatsi isolate FFG_IHB_CAS linkage group LG7, ASM2008510v1, whole genome shotgun sequence genome includes a window with the following:
- the LOC122879282 gene encoding LOW QUALITY PROTEIN: protein FAM181B (The sequence of the model RefSeq protein was modified relative to this genomic sequence to represent the inferred CDS: inserted 3 bases in 2 codons), protein MQVVRHKQRVKXPAVSLPLLFDVLTSLVQPPERSPCXSSEPVTSTLECLQELNEQHQDQVFVRGKKTCSEETFGSGITADATGVAAGLNRVMAVQTAIMNPQFMNFCFPGSVMEYDMEKSLDGSLLGEAENEEDYKETTRDLLSFIDSASSNIKLALDKPVKSKRKVNHRKYLQKQIKRCTGIITPGNVAEAPVKRQGSPLAQPSPLQSKTLPKRDGVQANLQSKSLAALFSPVKDIRGEKAKKPPLRHRNLPPSFFTEPANCSKVSSTSGMTLKDLERGNPEAAEFFELLGPDYSNMVSDQDLYQSMPLRVQTEMGGPDPASYDAHHVVGGLLYSEPWTSCSGPSKKLGGSLRTSPAQPPVYCPSEAAGPIEDNALCTLAFPNFFTDCSIPQVTYDLSGGYNRANYSSL, encoded by the exons ATGCAGGTGGTCAGGCACAAGCAAAGAGTTAA TCCTGCGGTCTCTTTGCCCCTCCTCTTTGATGTTCTGACATCATTAGTCCAGCCCCCTGAAAGATCTCCTT TTTCCTCAGAGCCCGTCACTTCTACTCTGGAATGTTTACAGGAACTTAATGAGCAGCATCAGGACCAAGTGTTTGTCAGAGGAAAAAAGACATGCTCTGAAGAAACTTTTGGTTCAGGGATCACAGCAGACGCCACAGGTGTAGCTGCTGGGCTCAACAGAGTAATGGCTGTTCAGACTGCAATCATGAACCCTCAGTTCATGAATTTCTGCTTCCCTGGTTCTGTGATGGAGTACGACATGGAGAAAAGTCTGGATGGGAGTCTCCTCGGTGAGGCAGAAAATGAAGAGGACTACAAAGAGACCACTAGGGACTTGCTGAGCTTCATAGACTCAGCCTCCAGCAATATCAAGCTGGCTCTGGACAAGCCAGTGAAATCCAAGAGGAAAGTCAATCACCGGAAGTATCTACAGAAGCAGATCAAGAGGTGCACTGGCATTATAACACCAGGAAACGTAGCAGAAGCCCCAGTTAAAAGACAGGGTTCCCCCCTGGCTCAGCCCAGCCCTTTGCAGAGTAAAACTCTACCTAAGCGTGATGGGGTCCAGGCCAACTTACAGAGCAAGAGCTTGGCAGCCCTCTTCAGCCCTGTGAAGGATATAAGGGGTGAAAAAGCCAAGAAACCACCCCTGAGGCATCGCAATCTGCCCCCCTCTTTCTTTACTGAGCCTGCTAACTGCTCCAAAGTCAGCTCCACATCTGGGATGACACTGAAGGACTTGGAACGAGGCAATCCTGAGGCTGCAGAGTTCTTCGAACTCTTGGGGCCTGATTACAGCAACATGGTCAGTGACCAGGACCTTTATCAAAGCATGCCTCTCCGGGTGCAGACAGAGATGGGAGGCCCAGATCCTGCGTCCTACGATGCTCACCATGTAGTTGGTGGTCTCCTCTACTCTGAGCCCTGGACTAGCTGCTCAGGACCCTCTAAGAAACTAGGGGGGAGCCTTCGTACAAGCCCAGCTCAGCCTCCTGTCTACTGTCCCTCTGAAGCAGCTGGGCCCATAGAGGACAACGCACTGTGCACTTTGGCCTTCCCGAACTTCTTCACAGACTGCTCCATACCTCAGGTCACTTATGATTTAAGTGGTGGTTATAACAGAGCTAATTATTCATCTCTATGA